From Danio rerio strain Tuebingen ecotype United States chromosome 7, GRCz12tu, whole genome shotgun sequence, the proteins below share one genomic window:
- the fgf3 gene encoding fibroblast growth factor 3 precursor, whose product MVIILLLLLLSFLDPSLEESLAPRLTRTPRAPCARGQACDPRQRRDAGGRGGVYEHLGGAPRRRKLYCATKYHLQIHPNGKIDGSLEENNPLSILEITAVDVGVVAIKGLFSGRYLAMNEKGRLYASEVFNRECEFLERIHELGYNTYASRHHATTQPPPTGSGIGGSKRRASSKRQWYVSINGKGRPRRGFKTRSTDKASLFLPRVLANKDHEMVRKLRESQRHHTGSHRAPVGRAERRRRRHRGSKGHNRRADI is encoded by the exons ATGGTTATAATTCTGCTCTTGTTGTTACTGAGCTTCTTGGATCCGAGTTTGGAGGAATCTCTGGCTCCGAGGCTGACCAGGACCCCAAGGGCGCCTTGTGCCAGGGGCCAGGCGTGTGACCCAAGGCAGCGGCGAGATGCTGGTGGACGCGGCGGGGTTTACGAGCACCTCGGAGGAGCTCCAAGACGTAGGAAACTTTACTGCGCCACAAAATATCATTTGCAAATTCACCCGAACGGGAAAATAGACGGATCTCTTGAAGAAAACAACCCTTTAA GTATACTCGAGATCACAGCCGTCGATGTTGGTGTGGTGGCAATCAAGGGACTGTTTTCGGGAAGATACCTGGCTATGAATGAGAAAGGACGTCTCTATGCTTCA GAAGTCTTCAACCGAGAGTGTGAGTTTCTGGAGCGCATTCATGAGCTAGGCTACAACACTTATGCATCACGGCACCATGCAACCACCCAGCCTCCTCCAACAGGGTCCGGCATAGGAGGCAGCAAACGCCGTGCCAGTTCTAAAAGGCAGTGGTATGTGTCCATCAATGGAAAGGGACGGCCCAGGAGGGGCTTTAAAACACGGAGCACGGACAAAGCTTCCCTCTTCCTGCCCCGAGTTCTGGCCAACAAGGACCATGAGATGGTGCGCAAGCTTAGAGAGAGTCAGCGGCACCACACAGGCTCTCATAGGGCCCCTGTCGGTCGAGCAGAGCGCAGGAGACGACGACACAGGGGCTCCAAGGGCCACAACAGAAGGGCTGACATTTAA